A region of Longimicrobiaceae bacterium DNA encodes the following proteins:
- a CDS encoding purine-nucleoside phosphorylase yields MTSIRPIDQTIAFLRERVTRAPHAILVLGSGLGGLADEIEDAVRIPFGDIPGFPQRTQELAGHAGALVVGRMEGVEVATMQGRFHLYEGWNPADVALPVRALAALGAETMLLTNAAGGIRPGMQPGDLMVIADHLNMMGKNPLIGAQLPGEERFPDMSDPYDAGFRRIAEQVALQLRIPVTQGVYAAMLGPSYETPAEVRMLARLGADAVGMSTVPEVIVARALGVKCLGVSCITNLAAGLGGEHLSHTEVMEVGARVRDQLAALVRGVLPRIAGLNRASEAAS; encoded by the coding sequence GAGTGACGCGCGCGCCGCACGCCATCCTCGTCCTCGGCTCGGGCCTGGGCGGCCTGGCGGACGAGATCGAGGACGCCGTGCGCATCCCGTTCGGCGACATCCCCGGCTTCCCGCAGCGCACGCAGGAGCTCGCGGGCCACGCGGGCGCGCTCGTGGTGGGGCGGATGGAGGGTGTGGAGGTGGCGACCATGCAGGGCCGCTTCCACCTGTACGAGGGCTGGAACCCGGCCGACGTCGCGCTGCCGGTGCGCGCCCTGGCCGCGCTCGGCGCGGAGACGATGCTGCTGACCAACGCGGCGGGCGGCATCCGCCCCGGCATGCAGCCGGGCGACCTGATGGTGATCGCCGACCACCTGAACATGATGGGCAAGAACCCGCTCATCGGCGCGCAGCTTCCGGGCGAGGAGCGCTTCCCGGACATGTCGGACCCGTACGACGCCGGCTTCCGCCGCATCGCCGAGCAGGTCGCGCTGCAGCTTCGCATCCCCGTCACCCAGGGCGTGTACGCGGCGATGCTCGGCCCCAGCTACGAGACGCCGGCCGAGGTTCGGATGCTCGCCCGCCTGGGCGCCGACGCCGTGGGCATGTCCACCGTGCCGGAGGTGATCGTGGCGCGGGCGCTGGGCGTGAAGTGCCTGGGCGTGTCGTGCATCACCAACCTGGCCGCGGGCCTGGGCGGCGAGCACCTGTCGCACACCGAGGTCATGGAGGTAGGCGCCCGCGTCCGCGACCAGCTCGCCGCCCTCGTCCGCGGCGTCCTGCCCCGCATCGCCGGCCTGAACCGCGCGAGCGAAGCCGCGTCCTGA
- the thiD gene encoding bifunctional hydroxymethylpyrimidine kinase/phosphomethylpyrimidine kinase has protein sequence MTAAPPIVLTVAGSDSGGGAGIQADLKTFQAFGCFGTSAVTAITAQNTLGVTAVHPVPIDVVREQLRAVATDLRPAACKTGMLATAELVRTVAEALREHGLENVVVDPVMVATSGHRLLDEDAERVLRDELVPLAALLTPNLDEAAILVGRSVDDRDGMRAAARELVERGAAAVLLKGGHLRTDELVDVLWDGREWNEWRRPKLQTTSTHGTGCTLSAGIAAGLAHGRPLREAVKDALDFVHRAIRSAPGYGSGHGPLNHLVAARATSEVG, from the coding sequence ATGACCGCTGCTCCACCCATCGTGCTCACCGTGGCCGGTTCGGATTCCGGCGGCGGGGCGGGCATCCAGGCGGACCTCAAGACCTTCCAGGCGTTCGGCTGCTTCGGCACCAGCGCCGTCACGGCCATCACCGCGCAGAACACGCTGGGCGTGACGGCCGTGCATCCCGTGCCCATCGACGTGGTCCGCGAGCAGCTGCGCGCCGTCGCGACGGACCTGCGTCCGGCCGCGTGCAAGACGGGGATGCTCGCCACCGCGGAGCTGGTGCGCACGGTGGCCGAGGCGCTGCGCGAGCATGGGCTGGAGAACGTGGTGGTCGACCCCGTGATGGTCGCCACCAGCGGACATCGCCTGCTGGACGAGGATGCGGAGCGTGTGCTGCGTGACGAGCTGGTGCCGCTGGCGGCGCTGCTCACGCCCAACCTGGACGAGGCCGCGATCCTCGTCGGACGTTCGGTAGATGACCGCGACGGGATGCGGGCTGCGGCGCGCGAATTGGTGGAGCGCGGAGCCGCGGCGGTGCTGCTCAAGGGCGGGCACCTTCGCACCGACGAGCTGGTGGACGTGCTCTGGGATGGCCGCGAGTGGAACGAGTGGCGCCGCCCCAAGCTCCAGACCACGAGCACCCACGGCACCGGCTGCACGCTCTCCGCCGGCATCGCGGCGGGCCTCGCCCACGGGCGGCCTCTCCGCGAAGCGGTGAAGGACGCGCTGGACTTCGTGCACCGCGCCATCCGGTCCGCCCCCGGCTACGGCAGCGGCCACGGCCCGCTCAACCACCTCGTCGCTGCCCGCGCGACGAGCGAAGTCGGCTGA
- a CDS encoding M48 family metallopeptidase: MSHGAAVAVRARPPRGWRARFAPARRAWLALALLPAAACVDERQEVQIGARVASQVNAQVPLVHDAPLNAYVSALGISIARRSARPSLDYHFYIVDTDAVNAFALPGGYVYVNRGLIERTRTQSELAAVLAHEIGHVAARHGARNLQRQMRTGSLVSVLYRVILGREPEILNQDALNLGGALWTAANSRADEQEADRLAVGYLIRDGVDPRGMVTLLDRLLDEERRNPAARNIAWFASHPTTQSRIDHAQAEIGRDLPDPASRHLSRDVASYAGFLRRLDALPPPPLTIPLGR, encoded by the coding sequence GTGAGCCACGGCGCCGCCGTGGCCGTCCGGGCCCGCCCGCCGCGCGGCTGGCGGGCCCGTTTCGCACCGGCGCGCCGGGCGTGGCTCGCGCTCGCCCTGCTGCCGGCCGCGGCGTGCGTGGACGAGCGCCAGGAGGTGCAGATCGGGGCGCGGGTGGCCTCGCAGGTCAACGCGCAGGTACCGCTGGTGCACGACGCTCCGCTGAACGCCTACGTCTCCGCCCTGGGAATCTCCATCGCGCGGAGGAGCGCGCGGCCCAGCCTGGACTACCACTTCTACATCGTCGACACCGACGCGGTGAACGCCTTCGCGCTGCCGGGCGGCTACGTGTACGTGAACCGCGGCCTCATCGAGCGGACGCGCACGCAGAGCGAGCTGGCGGCGGTGCTGGCGCACGAGATCGGGCACGTGGCGGCACGGCACGGCGCCCGCAACCTCCAGCGGCAGATGCGCACCGGCTCGCTCGTGTCCGTGCTTTACCGCGTCATCCTCGGCCGCGAGCCCGAGATCCTGAACCAGGACGCACTGAATCTGGGCGGCGCGCTGTGGACGGCCGCCAACTCGCGGGCCGACGAGCAGGAGGCCGACCGGCTGGCGGTGGGCTACCTGATCCGCGACGGCGTGGACCCGCGGGGGATGGTGACACTGCTGGACCGGCTGCTCGACGAGGAGCGCCGCAACCCGGCCGCGCGCAACATCGCCTGGTTCGCGTCGCACCCTACCACGCAGAGCCGCATAGACCACGCGCAGGCGGAGATCGGGCGCGACCTGCCGGACCCGGCGTCGCGGCACCTGTCGCGGGACGTGGCCTCGTACGCCGGCTTCCTGCGCCGGCTGGACGCGCTCCCGCCCCCGCCGCTCACGATCCCGCTGGGAAGATGA
- a CDS encoding M48 family metallopeptidase: MLILGNRIRRNFAALALAGSVSVAGACASASSVSVQQEQQLGADYARQINQQMPILRDDNATAYINRVGRSISQQADPRGIPYTFYIVNSDVVNAFSIPGGYVYVNRGLIERASNASELAGVLSHEIGHVVERHSINQMAKAQNANNLLGVVYGVLLQRNPGTLEQIGVQGLGTAVFAGFSRNDEREADRDGVIFTMRAGYNPLGLATMFQKLVDEQKTNPGRVSQFFATHPMAQERITNVRAQIAQTPGATNSNLVTDTREFQQFRTRIRSLTPYPSDRK; encoded by the coding sequence ATGCTTATACTCGGAAACCGCATTCGGCGCAATTTCGCCGCCCTGGCCCTAGCCGGGTCCGTCTCGGTGGCGGGCGCCTGCGCGTCGGCGTCATCGGTGTCGGTGCAGCAGGAGCAGCAGCTGGGCGCCGACTACGCGCGCCAGATCAACCAGCAGATGCCCATCCTGCGCGACGACAACGCGACGGCATACATCAACCGCGTGGGCCGCTCGATCTCGCAGCAGGCGGACCCGCGCGGCATCCCCTACACGTTCTACATCGTCAACTCCGACGTTGTCAACGCCTTCTCCATCCCCGGCGGCTACGTGTACGTGAACCGCGGGCTCATCGAGCGCGCCTCGAACGCGTCGGAGCTAGCGGGCGTGCTCTCGCACGAGATCGGGCACGTGGTGGAGCGGCACTCGATCAACCAGATGGCCAAGGCGCAGAACGCCAACAACCTGCTGGGCGTGGTCTACGGCGTGCTCCTCCAGCGCAACCCCGGCACGCTGGAGCAGATCGGGGTGCAGGGCCTGGGGACCGCGGTGTTCGCCGGCTTCAGCCGCAACGACGAGCGCGAGGCGGACCGCGACGGCGTGATCTTCACCATGCGTGCGGGGTACAATCCCCTGGGCTTGGCCACCATGTTCCAGAAGCTGGTGGACGAGCAGAAGACCAACCCCGGCCGGGTGTCGCAGTTCTTCGCGACGCACCCCATGGCGCAGGAGCGGATCACGAACGTGCGTGCCCAGATCGCGCAGACGCCGGGCGCCACGAACTCGAACCTGGTCACCGACACACGCGAGTTCCAGCAATTCCGCACCCGAATCCGGTCGCTGACGCCGTACCCGTCCGACCGCAAGTGA
- a CDS encoding RNA methyltransferase, which yields MLSRREQKELRALRLRKHRQEQGLFLVEGVRAVEDLLASTLTVRWVAGSSTLEDGERGAELLHRIAANGLPFRSVPDAELREHAATDTPQGVIAVAEIPRCTLDDLRPSADPAAVLVLDAVQDPGNLGTLVRTAEALGASGAIALPGTVDAWNPKAVRAAMGSSFRLPVVEAAWEDAAPWLRDNGFRILAAAASGDPLGEPRPPRSALVLGNEGAGVSAATFAHADATVGIPIRGRAESLNVAAAGAILLHELLR from the coding sequence ATGCTGTCGCGCAGGGAGCAGAAGGAGTTGCGGGCGCTGCGCCTCCGCAAGCACCGCCAGGAGCAGGGCCTCTTCCTCGTCGAAGGCGTCCGTGCGGTCGAAGACCTGCTCGCGTCCACGCTGACGGTCCGCTGGGTGGCCGGATCGTCCACGCTGGAGGACGGCGAGCGCGGCGCAGAGCTGCTGCATCGCATTGCAGCAAACGGACTTCCCTTCCGCTCCGTGCCCGACGCCGAGCTGCGCGAGCATGCGGCGACCGACACGCCTCAAGGCGTGATCGCCGTCGCCGAGATCCCGCGCTGCACGCTGGACGACCTCCGCCCGTCCGCCGATCCAGCGGCCGTGCTGGTGCTGGACGCGGTGCAGGATCCCGGGAACCTGGGCACCCTGGTCCGCACGGCAGAGGCGCTGGGCGCGTCCGGTGCCATCGCCCTGCCCGGCACGGTGGACGCGTGGAACCCCAAGGCCGTGCGTGCCGCGATGGGCTCGTCGTTCCGCCTCCCCGTCGTCGAAGCGGCATGGGAGGATGCGGCGCCGTGGCTGCGCGACAACGGCTTCCGCATTCTGGCCGCCGCCGCGTCCGGCGATCCGCTCGGCGAGCCTCGTCCGCCTCGGTCGGCGCTGGTGCTGGGGAACGAGGGCGCGGGCGTCTCCGCCGCCACCTTCGCGCACGCCGATGCGACGGTGGGCATCCCCATCCGCGGGCGGGCCGAGTCGCTGAACGTGGCCGCCGCCGGCGCCATCCTCCTCCACGAGCTCCTGCGCTGA
- a CDS encoding prepilin peptidase — protein MPLTLFYVYAGVVGACVGSFLNVCIYRWPEGLSVIRPRSRCPVCETPLSWRDNVPVLGWLLLRGRCRYCGTRVSVQYPLIEAATAAVWVAAALRYGISFQAGATAVFFTLLLGIALTDARTYIIPDEFTISGLVMGLAFSFAPGGITPLRSVEGAALGFGLLWLIAVAGEWIFKKQAMGGGDIKMMAMVGAFLGPVGVLLTLFLGAFFGSVIFGPISIKT, from the coding sequence ATGCCCCTGACCCTGTTCTACGTCTACGCGGGCGTCGTCGGCGCCTGCGTGGGCTCCTTCCTCAACGTCTGCATCTACCGCTGGCCGGAAGGGCTGTCGGTCATCCGCCCTCGCTCGCGCTGCCCGGTGTGCGAGACGCCGCTATCGTGGCGAGACAACGTGCCGGTGCTGGGCTGGCTGCTGCTGCGCGGACGCTGCCGGTACTGCGGCACCCGCGTCTCCGTGCAGTACCCGCTCATCGAGGCGGCGACCGCGGCCGTGTGGGTCGCGGCGGCGCTGCGGTACGGCATCTCGTTCCAGGCGGGCGCCACGGCCGTCTTCTTCACCCTGCTCCTCGGCATCGCGCTCACCGACGCGCGGACGTACATCATCCCCGACGAGTTCACGATCAGCGGGCTGGTGATGGGCCTGGCGTTCTCGTTCGCGCCCGGCGGCATCACGCCGCTCCGGTCGGTCGAAGGCGCGGCGCTGGGGTTCGGGCTGCTGTGGCTTATCGCAGTGGCTGGAGAGTGGATTTTCAAGAAGCAGGCGATGGGCGGCGGCGACATCAAGATGATGGCGATGGTGGGCGCGTTCCTCGGCCCGGTGGGCGTTCTGCTGACGCTGTTCCTCGGCGCGTTCTTCGGCAGCGTGATCTTCGGCCCCATCAGCATCAAGAC